The DNA segment AGCGCGCAGGCGACGTTGCGGTTCAGCCAGGGGTTATGGGCTGGGCTAAGGTGTCTCACTAGGGCCCTAAGAAGGTGCACAACAGactggttcaggggctgggtcGATGGCTAGGGTCCTAGATACAAAAACGTAGAGTCCATGCAAGGTGGGTTCCTTCTCGGCTGCAGCACTTGGGGATGTCTAGCTTCGGTTATGTGGCTGGGGGCTTGTCCGTGGTTTActagggtccagtagggtgttggtcagggtttggttcAACATGGTTCGAGGGTGGTTCGAGAAATTCGGGCCATGGCTCGGTGCAAACGAATGAGGGTCGAGTAAGGgttttaattgctaatttaattgaaacacggctcacgggggtcgagtcgtggttcacaaagattaaaataatataaaaagtataatttttaaatttaggaattttatattaaagtttggaattttttgggattaaaactccttcaaaacgactaattacgaatttattaaaaaatctagtatttaagctaaataaaattttgaaaaatttaatttaggcataaataattatttgggacatgttagagtaaatgaaattaagaaaaagtcaaaagcgtgaaattttatgtctagggACAAAACGGtttttttacacctaaaaattagtcaacgtcatgacagtgtcctAAACGCTGTAttatatgctaaaatgattattgtcaatgattatggatgtttatgaatttttatatgtcaaattatgatttttaaatgttcatggatttttatgatttaattattagacatttaaaagatatgttgcatgcttggtttcaaaaataaaaacgatacgtatatgcatgatttttattaagtgatgataacatgttgagggacgtgaagggattgtgactaacacgatgatatgttggagatatcgtgagggttatggtcccagtgggagcccgacgatagtatttccttggatacggatatgtatatgtatatgatgatatgttaatacgtaaggccaaggcccagttgactggtgagagtgttgctggtgtccccgccgcccagtactgtggttgcATGTAGATggtccatcgcccaacacgtatatgaaagtcacaatcaacgatctgaattcaacaaaacacgtatatgaacatgaatatgaatatgtatacgttgatgatgatatggatatgtttatgatgatatgaaaatatttatgattttatatgtttatgaaaatggttacgttaaagtttatgcatttgcatgaaaaagttatttttagtacaagtatttttcactgttgcttgtggttttatatgtagcatttattatcaaggatatgatgtgttgagtctttggaCTCACTAGGTGTTATTGATGTAGGTGAGTATGATACtaatgttgagggaggcttggatgcctaatctgactggactggaggtgcacataacccgaggaccagcgcttctattttccgcatttatgtttaagttaatgtgaaaagatttttaagactttttatgctttttgagtggttttggagAGGATGATATTTTTAgcaaatatttggtaagattatttttaggtttggtaaaatgttagatgctttgaactattttttttattttctaaatacttgttggttggtttattttaaaaatggtgcaaaatattatatatatatatatatatatgatgagtTCGGCTGATTTTATTGAggtgttaaaaaaatttctagtactttttaagaaaacgattaagcagACATTTAATGTTCAATTATAAATTTAGATagtgtttcataccaagctcttagAGCCTATTTTAAACTATACAAAGCTTTGTTTAAGTGAGAGACATAGTCAGGaaataaattattgataaaacctggtgcTTGTTTAACATAGAATTCTTCTTGTAGTTGTTCATTTaagaatgcactctttacatccatttgttaaactttgaaattattataagaGGCATAGGCAATAAACATATATAGATGGCTTCTGCTGTAGCTACTGGTGCATACGTTTCATCATAATCAATTCATTCTTATTGCATGAATCCTTGGACAACTAGTCTTGCTTTGTTCCTCACTACCAttccattttcatttttttttatcatgtacACCCATCTTGTACCTATAACTAATTGATGAGAAGGTATTCAAACTATGTCTCAGACATGATTTTCTAGTAAAGTGATTGAGTTCTTCTTGTATAGCATCAATCCAGCTACTATCAGTTAAtgtttcattaatatttttagtttcaatattagaaataaataCAACATGTAAAAACTGATTGATCATCTACCATCAATTTCTTATAGGGCAGTTGGGTTACATATTACCAATTCAGGTGGATGATTTTTGTTCCATCTGTAATAGGGTTCATCATTGTTGCTGTGTGAAACTAAATCAGTTGGGTTGACTTCATTTGGGTTCTCCTCAGTTGAGTTGACATCAGTCTGGTTGTCATCAATTGGGATCTCTTCATATATTTGTGTATTAACAAACTGGTCAATTGGAGCATCATCCAGCCAACTGGTTGGTCAAACATCTCAGGCTCTGGGGATTGAAACATTCTTTTGTTGATATAAACTTTGTCCTCACTTTCATCCTCTAGACTGATTTCTTCCAATCGATTGTTTAGTTCAGCAGGATCAGTTAACTGGTCACTTGACGCTATTTCATCAAAAAAAATGTGCACATATTCTTCACATTTAGagttgtttttattaaatactcGATAAGCTTTATTAACTGAataatatccaagaaatatacTCTCATCGGACTTAACATCAAACGCAGTCTGATAATTTTCACCTTTGTTGTAGATAAAACATTTGCAACAAAAAAGTTTTGAAATAGGATATCACATGTTGTTTGCCCTACTAGATCTCATACAATGTCTTGCATGTTTTTTTGTTAATCATTTATCTATTCTGAGTGTAGCATACAATGTTCACTGCTTCAGCCCAAAATCTCTAAGAAATTCCAGAATCAACATATATTGTCCTAGCAGCCTCTTAAGGGTCCTCTTCCTTCTCTCAGCAACTCAATTTTGGTGAGGCGTTCTAGCTGCTAAGAACTCATCCATGTTTCCATGATATTCTAAAAAGGTAGACAAAGTTTGGTTGACAAATTCAGTTTCTCTATCAGATTTGATTTTGTCAATACcttttgatttttcatttaaaagtcttttgaaaaatttgatcagttgagcaacactttgatcttttaaattaaagaaaattacTCAAGTAAACcttgagaaatcatcaacaataACCAGAATTTATTTCCTTATCCCTAAGCTCATGAATgggcactacaagaaaatatgaatttaaCAACACTCAAAAGATAATGATTTTtgttaaaactgttgtctttttcCTTTTAACAAAGGTTTTAATGAAAACCGTCGCGATTTTTTAtgatcaaagacaacgattttttaaaaaccgttgtctctGATGTGGctaactgttgtctattagtgGATATTTTGAggcaacgacaacggttttaaaatcATTGTTTTTAAGCTCGTTTTATTTGAGTACAAGACgacagtttttttaaaaaattttttatgaaCGAGTTTTTTGTGGTTACGACAAACCTTGGTCTTTGATCGGATTTTTTTGTCTCTGATCGTAGTTAGTGCATTTCTTTTATATCCTCCCCATTGCTCATCTCTCTTGTCTCGTTTCATCCATCCCTAACAGCTTTCACGACTCGCTACCTAACCCCTTCCTCTGCTCCATCCGCCGACAATACCCCAAAAAAAGAAGTATTTCTTTACAGTTTACGGTGGGGATTCATATGGACGAAGAGGAACACGAATTTTATGGTGAGGAAATCCTTGACGAATACGCTGATGCCGACGTTGACATGATCGTTGCCGACAATGACACTGCCGCCAATGTTACATACATTGTACACGGCTGTTTTATCTAATGGATATGTGATTGTATGTGTGTGTGATTGGATCTGAGGTGTTTAGGAATTGGACGAGATGGAGAAGCGGTTGAAGGAGATGGAAGAAAAAGCTGCGGCGCTTCGTACATTGCAGGCTAAAGTTGAAAAGGAGATGGCTATTGTTCAAGgtgtttcatttttctttctctttcttGGAATTATGTTTCTTCTTTTTGCTGATTATCAGTTTTGTTATTGGTTGTGGGTTTAATGTTTTGATTAGTTCTTGGACTTGAAACTGGTTTATTGGCTAGGTTTTGGGTTTAGAAAGAAGCTTTGTGATTAATTACAGTGATTTGAtggtaattaataatttgatattcTCGTATGGATCATTTGAACTTACAAAAGAATCTTATGTATGCAGTGACTGATGTGTGCACCTTTAAAATTTGTGTATATATGGCGGGTTGGTgacttgtaatttttttttctgacCCAAAACTTGTGGTCTTTTACAAAAGCCGAAATTCGGTCCAATTAATATTTAATCCCGACTTTGCAGTCTACTAAGGTTGTATGGATTGGGGAAGTATTTTCTGGTGATCTTTCTCTTTTACAATTTATCATTCTTCAAGTATAAATCAAATTtgtgattatttattattgatgtttgatataaattgtttgaaaaattttcaaaattttctcatATGTGATCAAGTTTTGTGAATTTATGCAATGTATGCTAcattcatatcaaagttttatTCCATGCACTAGAATCAGTTCTCTGACTATAATTGTGTTGACTACTGCTTTTCAGTTCAGTTGTAGCTGAGTGTGATGATGACAGAATCACCTTGCTATTGTCTGAAGTTGAGGGCAAAGATATCACAGAATTGATTGCAGCCGGAAGGGAAAAGTTGGATTTTGTGACGgtaggtggtggtggtggtgttgCAGTTGCTGCTGCTCCGACTGGTTGTGGTGGTGCGCCTGCTAAAACCAGGAAAGAAGAGAAAGTCGAAGAAAAGAGGAGTCTGATGATATAAATATCTGGACATGACCACATTAAAACTTATTTATTATGCAAGATTtggacaaatttaatttttttctaatcttatatttttttggtaaattatGGCAGGACAGAACGCTGCAAAATTAATGCATAGTTTAATTTTCTACTGTGCAGAGAATTAGGATCCGAATTTTTAATGTGTagtgatttttaataatttacacaaattttatattaaattttatgttcaaattttaaatttttgaatgatttataatattggaaaattatatattaaataaaaattttttatttatctaaaaAAGACAATGGATAAAATCTTTTATCGTAGGTTATTTAAAATTGTTGTAATTGACATTGTTGTTAAAAGTACGGTCAAagacaacaattttaaaaattttttatttgactgCATTCATTCATCGAATTCATGAATGCTCGGGTCGTAGCGCATTAATAGCCTCTATAGTACGTTCCTACTCCTCACCCGAGGATCAGTCTCTTGGTAACTTTTCTTTATAGATATATTCTAAAGAGTTATTAAGGTGTATTCTCAATCGGCAAAGCCTCACTCAGGGAACCAATAAAGGGCCTCCCCCTAGAAAAAAGTTCCAgggcaaagacaacggtttttcacagcaaagacaacagttttaaatggCCTACGAAGAGGGATAAAATTTGTTGTCGTTCAACGTTTTTGTTGTAGTGGGGATAGGACCAAACAAGTCCATGTAAAATGAAACGAccgtgatttttttttaaactaataaactcgaaaatactaatttaaataaacttaacattttcataaataataataatttaacatttaaatctcaagtgcataaaataattctCTAAATCCTCAACTAACCAAAATTCTTAAATCGACCTTTGAAAAGATTAACTAACAATAAAAcaagacataaaaatatttctaataaaaatcattaacataatatttaaatcattaatctAACAAGCTAGTGCGAAAACATAAAggtcctcgggtgtgtactgctgcattcaatccactcaatcgtcaacTCCtctcataaaatcatcaaatcctgcatcatacaaacctagtgagtctaaagactcaacacgttctaaCATGAATAGCAAATAACACATATTcattcacatgcatttaaaaatcatttttttatttaaagtaacttttgaaaataaataaaccatttaaaatcatataagcataaataaataatttaaaaatcatttaatcctaaatcatatatcataaatcattttaatcgtaaagctatcaatcttttatcattttggtTGAAGTTTGAACTTTGAAATTGACTaacttttatcctttggtcgactgcagtcttagctctacatggtccatgggggtgggcactaggctccgccatggaaatacgatcttcgGGGCTCTCTCGGGGACCTTCTCCCAtagtcgggctccctctggcaccttttcccataaatgggctccctctagggccttttcccatgAATAGGCTCCATCTAGGGCCTTTTTTCGTCACGACATCTCCAaaaaatcatatcttttgtcacagtcaattcaatGGGCTctctctagggccttttcccgtaaatgggctccaTCTAGGGCTTTTTTTCGTCACgacatctccacaaaatcatatcttttgtcacagtctattcacatctctcaaaatattcttccttttattttaaaaccataacatatcataactttccaaaaatagcatttccCACAGTATAACTTGCacaactttaccataaatcaaaaaatatccgtaaatcaaaaaatatcatattttcatcaaaatcattattttaaataatataatatcatttaacatgcattatgatctttcgggacgctgccaagtttttacatattttctcaagtgtaaaattactgttttgcccctagacgtaaaaattctcgattttatcttttactgacttttaatgacataggcttatcccaaataattatttaagcttaaatataatttttcataattttattaagcttaaatctaggcgtttcaattaattctttaattaacgtttcgtgcggcgattaaatcctggataaattcaaaactccatattttgatccctaattttaaacataacatttttattacctaaactacccttgtgacccatgaaccacacccgtggacccatggttccaattttagttcATTAAATCTCTAAAATGACCCTCACTCGAACACACTGATCCATTTCTCAAATTACTCGAACCATGGTccagccacctcgagccaaacacaaggcaacccatctaggaaccctactgaccaagcccagcccctaGAACCTTGCCCTAGCTCGCTCAAACTCTCTTGGACAGAGACCCAAACCTGTGCACACGAGGCTTCTCGCTCAAGAAGTCCTAGTagcactaggactcttccagtcgagccaccatcgagcccacctgaccctaaccatctTTGGACCATGCCCAGATGCAACTCAGACCAGCACAATCCCTTGAACCTGCGCGCGAGCCACCAGCAACAAGCAGCCTGTGCGCGCCTTGCATACTGCACGCCTCTCTCCTTGTGCTCGAGCCCACCCGCCCCAGCCCCTGGCCCTACCCATGCCCATCACCTTAGGACCTTGATGGACCACCTAGCGCAGCCCCAAATCGAGCCACAGCCCCATGTACAACAGCCGATCGTGGAAAAgcttggggagagtcctagcttttgtggactcctccccagcctgatacacgagtcctagccatgctagtaCTCTTCCTACGACCTAACCACGACCCTTAGGGCCCATCCCTCAGACCTGGTCAAGCCCCATGACTCCATGCACCCTAGGCGCCCCTCTTGAATTTATTACACTCCAAACAAACCCACggtttccttcttttcttttccCTCGGTTGTCCAGCTTGTTTCctctattattttatcatgttttgaccATAATTCAATTATATAACATCCTACgttggcagcgtactcgttggattcaaaacatttttcataaaagCGTAAAAACATCGTATTAACGTTCTACCGCAAAAATTATCGAATACCTATTTTAttcattctaaaaaaaattaaaacacacatattatgatttgtatgatgtttaaaagggtttagaaaacgtgtctttgtgtttataacgctcgaattttcaatcatcggcgaggaaggacgaacgggcgacgaagaacTCAAGCTTTTCTTCCTTgataaatttagaaattattgTACGTGTGCAAGGTGGATTTCGGTTGATACAAGGGTTGAGTTGTGGTGTTTTGAAAGCTTAGgtcacttatttataattaattaacatgctaatgggctttggttttgggcttgcaagcttaagggtaattgggccttctttaaataattaaattgagtccaataacacttaattaattaaagaataaaagttcccaaaaaataatattttgattttttaaaaactacttgtttgcccaaaaccagcttcccgggaaaaatcgagctctaCTCGTAAAATAATcggaactccaacatttttaagaaaattaaatcatttttaatcatattaggaagcattgccattatttaatgaaaaataaatattctagttatggtcgtctccggtctcctttcccctgtctattatcgaatattcggataaaatccttaatttcatgtaatcaaggcaatcatacatttaatcatatattaaacatcatgctagcatttaaaattaattaattaaaacaattaagcaattaaaataattttcaagcatgcggtttacgtaggttggtttttcggacgttacatacAATATTTATAAGCTTTCGGTTGATGAGTTACaccatttgttttaaaaaagatgACATAACTTGCTTCTCAAACTGAGAATCTGAACAGactttgtttttgaaaaatttaattttggacaaACCAACGACCAAATCATTCTTTCTCTGATTTACAATGGCtctgaaatttaaatgatttaacatcTTGTGTCACAACCAATTCCTTAGTAAGTTAGAAGCAATGAAGCACACTGAttctgaaacgtctactaaactactgaatttttttcaaaatataatccAAGCCTTGTCCGAAACCAACATATACATAAAActtataaaattcgaaacatgttccacaaaataattccaacTGCTGAGTAAGATCAATTGCATTTGAAATTCTCAAACGTGAATCCAACTTAAAAgttactatttaaaataaacaccaTCATATTACTAAAAATATGTCAACCATCACAGCATAAAAATAATGAACATGTTGAAATATTGTTTTAACCATAAAccttataaaatcataatttgcGGAAGAATCGCAAGGTCCTTGGGCGCTGCCAGCTCAGTCCGCTCAGTCCttagcacctccagtctcctcaacaacatgctcacctacatcaatcacacctagtgagtctaaagactcaacacatctgaACCGTATAacaaagtacatatacatatcaagcaacagtgaaaagtactgtaattaaaacAACATTCACGATTTTTATAAACATAATATAAACCTAAAGATATTCAtattcaaatcatgtcatcatgtATGTATTTGTTTTCCCTTCATTGAATTCatatcattagttgtgactttcgtattagctgttGGTCGagggatccatctacgtataaccatggtaccaggcggcggggacatcaactacactctcacccgtcaacagAGCCTTGGCCTTAAAtgtttcgtgttcgtgttcgtgttcgtattagtcacgaccaattcacctccttcatttcatttcatcattttcatcacttatagaaattcatgcatatacatacattttcttgaaacaaaGCATGCaacttattttcaacatttttcataaaacttccatattcaaataaaataaacattttaaacatgaaTTTTCATTTGTCAGGGCACTGTCAGGACTGCTAACTCAATTCATGCAGGAGGAAAATGGTCAAATTAGGGTttcaggtgcaaaatgacccatgcattttcatttttcaggGCACTACCAGGACTGATAACTCAATTCATGTAGACCTGAAACCCTAATTTGACCATTTTTCTTATGGACCTTAAAATTTAGACCCGTGTCCATCCAAAATTATTAAAACACcataaataatacatataatcatttctaagatgtaaactcgagcccatgcattaaattttttaatttgttttaaaatttggaccGGAGTCTTGGTTTTAATCCTAATCAAACTTTCacaaacttaaaccatgaccTAACCACGCCCTACCAGGCCTTAAACCACCTAGACCAAACGTTTTAAGAACCTCGAAATCCACTTGGAAGTTTCTGGAATTTTCTGCACATTAGAAGACCGAGCCCTAGCTACATGTTCAAGCAAAAAAACTCGATCCTACACTAAACCAGCCGGGACCAGACCCAAGCCATACCTTCCTAGAACACTACTGACTCCTGGACTGATATAGCCATGGACCACACCCCCATGCATGCGGACGTGCATGGTTCGACCAGACTAGTGGTGGTGCGCCTGTTGCTCCGACAGGTGGTGGTGGTGCGCCTGCTGCGGATGCTAAAACCAagaaagaagagaaagttgaaGAGAAAGAGGAGTCTGATGATATAAATATCTGGACATTACCATATTAAAACTTATTTATTATGCAAGATTTGGACAAATTTAACTTTTGTctaatcttatatttttttaggtAAATTATGGCAGGACAGATCGCTGCAAAATTAATGCATAGTTTAATTTTCTCATGTGCAAAGAATTAGGATCCGAATTTTGAATATGTagtgatttttaataatttatgaaaatttatattaaattttatgttcgaattttaaattttaaatgatttataatattggaaaattatatattaaattaattttttttgttatttatttgaaaaaagaCAATGGATAAAATCCTTTATAGTAggttatttaaaattgttttaattgacATTGTAGTTAAAAGTAAGGTCAAAGACAACAATTTTAAATCGTTTTCTTTGACTGCATTCATTCATCGAATTCATGAAAGCTCAGGTCGTAGCGCATTAATAGCCTCTATAGTACGTTCCTGCTCCTCACCCGAGGATCAGTTTCTTGGTAACTCTTCTTTATAGATGTATTCTAAAGACTTATTAAGGAGTATTCTCAATCGGTGAAGCCACACTCAGGGAGCCCAAAAAGGGCCTCCCCCAGCAACAGGTTCCAgggcaaagacaacggtttttcacaacaaagacaacggttttaaatgGCCTATGACAAAGGATAAAATTTGTTGTCTTTCAGCTTTTTTGTTGTAGTGGGTATACGACCAAACAATTCCATGTACAATATTTCTAAGCTTTCGATTGATGAGTTACAccatttgtttttaaaagatgaCTTAACTTGCTTCTCAAACTGAGAATCTGAATAGactttgtttttgaaaattttaattttggatAGACCAGCGACCAAATCATTCTTGCTCAGATTTGCAATGTCtctgaaatttaaatgatttaacatcTTGTGTCACAACCAATTCCTTAGTAAGTTAGAAGCAATGAAAGCACACTGGttctgaaacgtctactaaactactgattttttttaaaaaaataatccaaGCCTTGGTAGAAACCAACATACACATAAAActtataaaattcgaaacatgtTCCATAAAATAATTCCAACTACTGAGTAAGATCAATTGCATTTGAAATTCTCAAACGTGAATCCAACTTAAAAGTTTCTATTTAATATAAACACCATCATATTACTAAATATTTGTCAACCATC comes from the Primulina huaijiensis isolate GDHJ02 chromosome 8, ASM1229523v2, whole genome shotgun sequence genome and includes:
- the LOC140983595 gene encoding uncharacterized protein, producing the protein MDEEEHEFYGEEILDEYADADVDMIVADNDTAANELDEMEKRLKEMEEKAAALRTLQAKVEKEMAIVQVVAECDDDRITLLLSEVEGKDITELIAAGREKLDFVTVGGGGGVAVAAAPTGCGGAPAKTRKEEKVEEKRSLMI